CTGGTGACGTACTCCGCCGGGGAGCTGGCCGGGGTGGACGTGCCCAACCCGTCCGACGCGCCGCTCGCCGCCGTCGGTACGCCCTCGGTCGCGGAGGCCGCCGCTCTGGTGCGCGGGGGCGAACTCCTGGTGCCCAAGCGGAAGTCGGCCGCGAGCCCCGCCATGGCGACCTGTGCCGTCGTACGGCGCCCGGGGCGTGGGCGGCTCGCGGTGGTCGGGCTCGGGCCGGGTGCCCGGGACCTGCTCACGCCACGTGCGAAGGCGGAACTCCGGCGCGCGTCCGTGCTCGTCGGACTCGACCAGTACGTCGACCAGATCCGCGATCTGCTGCGGCCCGGCACCCGGATCCTGGAGTCGGGCCTCGGGGCCGAGGAGGAGCGGGCGCGCACGGCCGTCGAGGAGGCCCGCGGGGGGCAGGCCGTCGCGCTGATCGGCAGCGGGGACGCGGGCGTGTACGCCATGGCCTCCCCCGCGCTCGCCGAGGCCTCCGACGACATCGACGTGGTCGGCGTGCCCGGCGTGACGGCGGCGCTCGCGGCCGGGGCGATCCTGGGCGCGCCGCTGGGCCACGACCACGTGTCGATCAGCCTGTCCGACCTGCACACGCCGTGGGAGGTCATCGAGCGGCGGGTACGGGCGGCGGCCGAGGCCGACCTCGTGGTGACGTTCTACAACCCGCGTTCACGCGGCCGCGACTGGCAGCTGCCCAAGGCGCTGGACATCCTCGCCGGGCACCGGGCGCCGACGACACCGGTCGGTGTCGTACGCAACGCCTCACGGCCGGACGAGTCCGCCCGGCTCACGACTCTGACCGCGCTCGATCCGGCGACGGTCGACATGATGACGGTCGTCACCGTGGGCAACACCGCGACCCGCGAGATCGCCGGGCGCATGGTGACGCCGCGCGGCTACCGCTGGCAGGAGGAGCCCGAGTGAACCGCGTCGTCCACCACCCCACGTCCGCCGAGGAGAACCTGTGACCACCCCGCCCGCCCTGCTCATCGCCGGCCACGGCACCCGTGACGACGCCGGAGCCGAGGCGTTCCGCGACTTCGTGCGGGAGCTGGGGGCCCGCCACCCGGAACTGCCCGTAGCGGGCGGCTTCATCGAACTGTCCCCGCCGCCGCTGGGCGAGGCCGTCGCCGAGCTGGTGGAGCGGGGCGTACGGCGGTTCGCCGCCGTGCCGCTGATGCTGGTGTCCGCCGGGCACGCCAAGGGCGACATCCCGGCGGCGCTGGCCCGCGAGAAGGAACGCCACCCCGGGATCTCGTACACGTACGGGCGTCCGCTGGGCCCGCATCCAGCGCTGCTGAACGTGCTGGAGCGGCGGCTGGACGAGGCGCTGGGCGGCGCCGCGGGGCGCAGGCCGGGTGACCGGGCCGATGTGACGGTGCTGCTGGTGGGGCGCGGGTCGACGGACCCGGACGCCAACGCCGAGGTGTACAAGGCGGCGCGGCTGCTGTGGGAGGGGCGCGGGTACGCGGGGATCGAGACGGCGTTCGTGTCGCTGGCGGCGCCGGACGTGCCGAGCGGACTCGACCGGTGTGCGCGGCTGGGTGCCCGCCGGATCGTGGTGCTCCCCTACTTCCTGTTCACCGGCATCCTGCCGGACCGGGTGCGGATGCAGGCCGAGGGCTGGGCGGCGGCGCACCCGGAGGTCGAGGTGCGCTCGGCCGACGTCATCGGGCCGGAGCCGGAGCTGCTGGATCTGGTGTGGGAGCGGTACGCGGAGGCCGTCGAGGGTGATCTGCGGATGAACTGCGACTCGTGTGTCTACCGCGTCGCGCTGCCGGGCTTCGAGGACAGGGTGGGGATGCCGCAGCAGCCGCACTTCCACCCGGACGACGACGGCCACCACCACGGGCACGGTCACCACCACCACGGGGCGCACTCCCATGCGCACTGAGAAGCCCGGGAGCATGGACAGCGGCCACGATCTGCGGCACCACGGGGACGCGGAGGTCCGGGACGACGGCGGCTCGCTCGTCGATCTCGCCGTGAACGTCCGCGCGGACACTCCGCCGGCGTGGCTGCGGGAGCACATCGCCGCGTCGCTGGACGGGTTGGCGGCCTACCCGGACGGGCGGGCCGCCCGCGCGGCGGTGGCGGCGCGGCACGGCCTGCCGGTGGAGCGGGTGCTGCTGACGGCGGGGGCGGCGGAGGCGTTCGTGCTGCTGGCGCGGGCGCTGAAGGTGCGGCGGCCGGTCGTGGTCCACCCGCAGTTCACGGAGCCGGAGGCCGCGCTGCGCGACGCGGGGCACACGGTCGACCGGGTGCTGCTGCGGGAGGAGGACGGCTTCCGGCTGGACCCGGCGGCCGTTCCCGAGGCCGCGGACCTGGTGGTGATCGGCAATCCGACGAACCCGACGTCGGTGCTGCACCCGGCGGAGGTGATCGCCTCTCTCGCCCGTCCCGGGCGGCTGCTGGTGGTGGACGAGGCGTTCATGGACGCGGTGCCGGGCGAGCGGGAGGCCCTGGCGGACCGCGTCGACGTGCCCGGCCTCGTGGTGCTGCGCAGCCTGACCAAGACGTGGGGGCTGGCGGGACTGCGGATCGGGTACGTGCTGGCGGCGTCGGAGACCATCGAGGAGCTGGAGCGGGCGCAGCCACTGTGGCCGGTGTCGACGCCGGCGCTGGCCGCGGCACAGGCGTGCGTGGAGCCACGGGCGGTGGCGGAGGCGGCCCACGCGGCGCACCGCGTCGCCGCGGACCGGGCCCACCTGCTGACGGGCCTCGCCCGCTTCGCCCCGGCCGGGCTACGGGTGGTCGAGCCCGCACAGGGCCCGTTCGTCCTGATCCGCCTGCCGCACGCGGCGACCGTACGCCACCGCCTGCGCGACCTCGGCTACGCCGTGCGGCGCGGGGACACCTTCCCCGGCCTGGACGAGGAGTGGCTGCGGCTGGCGGTGCGGGGCCGGGGGACGGTGGGCGGGTTCCTGCGGGCGCTGGAGCGTGCGCTGGCGGGCTGACGGCTCACCGCCGGGCGGTCCCGGCCGCCTCCGTCCCGGTCGGTGTGCCGTCCCGGTCGGTGTGCCGTCCTGGCGGCGGAGGGACAGCGGGACGCTGGCGACGGCGACCCACAGGTACGAGGCCGGCAAGGCGAAGTAGCTGACCCAGGGAATGAAGACCAGGACGCCGAGCACGACGGCGGCCCGGGCCGGCCGGCGGGGCAGCGGGCTGACGGCGGCGCGGACGGTGGCCAGGCGCAGCCGGCCGCCGCTCGCCGGGACGTCCCGTACGGCACGGGCCAGGTGGGCGGCGAAGAAGACGAAGAACACCGACGCGAGCTCCAGCAGGTACAGGCTCGCCCCGGTCCGGGCCTGGTGGTCCTCGAAGAAGGCTCTGACCGCGGAGCCGATGGCGTCGTAGCCGGGTGTGTCGCCGAGCAGCAGGAAGCCGACGAGCGTCAGGACGACGGCCACCAGTCCGGTCAGGGGTGCGATGCGCATGAGGTCTCCCGCCCTGAGGGTGGGTCGATGCGCAGGGCGGCGGCGCTCGCGCGGCGCGGTTACCCGACCACGCGCCCGTTCAGCACCACCCGGCGCGGCGCGGCCAGCACGCCCACGTCCTTCCGCGGGTCCTCGTCGTAGACGACGAGGTCGGCCGGGGCGCCCTCGTCCAGGCCGGGGCGGCCGAGCCAGGCCCGGGCCGTCCAGGTCCCCGCGGCCAGGGCCTCCACGGGCGGGATGCCCGCGGTGACCAGTTCGGCGACCTCGGCCGCCGCGAGGCCGTGGGCGAGTCCGCCGCCCGCGTCGGTGCCGACGAAGACCGGGATCCCGGCGTCGTAGGCGCCCCGGACGGTGTCGTAGCGGCGCTCGTGGAGCCGGCGCATATGGGCCGACCAGCGCGGGAACTTGCCCTCGCCGCCGTCGGCGAGCTGCGGGAAGGTGGCGATGTTGACCAGCGTCGGGACGATGGCGACGCCCCGTTCGGCGAACAGCGGGATGAGGTCCTCGGTCAGGCCCGTCGCGTGCTCGATGCAGTCGATGCCCGCCTCGACGAGGTCCTGGAGGGAGTCCTCCGAGAAGCAGTGCGCGGTGACCCGGGCGCCCAGCCGGTGCGCCTCGGCGATCGCCGCCTCCACCGCCCCGCGCGGCCAGCAGGCCGACAGATCGCCGAGGTCGCGGTCGATCCAGTCGCCGACCAGCTTCACCCAGCCGTCGCCGCGCCGCGCTTCCTGGGCGACGTAGGCGACCAGGTCGTCCGGCTCGATCTCCCAGGCGTAGTTGCGGATGTAGCGGCGGGTGCGAGCGATGTGCCGCCCGGCACGGATGATCTTCGGCAGGTCGTCGCGGTCGTCGATCCAACGGGTGTCGGAGGGCGAGCCCGCGTCGCGGATCAGCAGCGTGCCCGCGTCCCGGTCGGTCAGCGCCTGCTTCTCGGCGACGTCCCTGGGGACCGCGCCGTGCCGGTCCAGTCCCACGTGGCAGTGCGCGTCGACGAGACCGGGCAGGGCCCAGCCCCTGACGGTACGGATGTCGCGGGCGCCGGTGGGACGGTCGTAGGAGATCCGGCCGTCGACGACCCACAGCTCGTCGCGGACCTCCTCGGGTCCGACGAGCACCCGTCCCTTCACATGCAGCACCGTGCGATCGCTCATGTACGGCACCCTAGTCAGCCGCTAGTCGGCCTTGCCCACCTGGTCCGAGGTCTCCTCCTTCACCTCGGCCATGGCGGGGTCGAGGAGGCGGGAGAGGAAGTGGCGGGTGCGGTCGTGGCGCGGGTTGCCGATGACCTGCTCGGGGGTGCCGTCCTCCACGATCACGCCGCCGTCCATGAAGACGACCCGGTCGGCGACCTCGCGGGCGAAGGTCATCTCGTGGGTGACGACCATCATCGTCATGCCCTCGTCGGCGAGCATGCGCATCACCGCGAGGACGTCGCCGACCAGTTCGGGGTCCAGCGCCGAGGTCGGCTCGTCGAACAGCATCACCTCGGGGCCCATGGCCAGGGCCCGGGCGATGGCGACGCGCTGCTGCTGGCCGCCGGACAGGGACGAGGGATAGGCCGCCGCCTTCTCGGACAGGCCCACGCGCGCCAGGTTCTCGGCGGCCACCTTGGCGGCCGCCGTCTTGTCGCGGCGGAGCACCCGCCGCTGCGGCAGCGTGAGGTTCTCGGTCACCGTCAGGTGCGGGAACAGGTTGAACTGCTGGAAGACCATGCCGATGCGGCGGCGCACGGCGTCGATGTCGACGTCGGGATCCGTCAGTTCGGTGCCGCCCACGAAGACCTGCCCCTTGGTCGGCTCCTCCAGCAGGTTCACGCAGCGCAGCAGCGTCGACTTGCCGGAGCCGGACGGGCCGATGACACAGACGACCTCGCCCCGGCCGATCTCCAGGTCGATGCCGCGCAGCACCTCGTTGGCGCCGAACGACTTGTGCAGCGCGCGTACCTCGATCTCGGGTCGGCTCATGTGACGGCCTCCTGGGCCTTCGCCTCCATGCGGCGTACGACGAAGCCGAGCGGGATCGTGACCAGCAGGTAGCAGAGTCCG
This region of Streptomyces caelestis genomic DNA includes:
- a CDS encoding sirohydrochlorin chelatase; amino-acid sequence: MTTPPALLIAGHGTRDDAGAEAFRDFVRELGARHPELPVAGGFIELSPPPLGEAVAELVERGVRRFAAVPLMLVSAGHAKGDIPAALAREKERHPGISYTYGRPLGPHPALLNVLERRLDEALGGAAGRRPGDRADVTVLLVGRGSTDPDANAEVYKAARLLWEGRGYAGIETAFVSLAAPDVPSGLDRCARLGARRIVVLPYFLFTGILPDRVRMQAEGWAAAHPEVEVRSADVIGPEPELLDLVWERYAEAVEGDLRMNCDSCVYRVALPGFEDRVGMPQQPHFHPDDDGHHHGHGHHHHGAHSHAH
- the cobC gene encoding Rv2231c family pyridoxal phosphate-dependent protein CobC, whose translation is MRTEKPGSMDSGHDLRHHGDAEVRDDGGSLVDLAVNVRADTPPAWLREHIAASLDGLAAYPDGRAARAAVAARHGLPVERVLLTAGAAEAFVLLARALKVRRPVVVHPQFTEPEAALRDAGHTVDRVLLREEDGFRLDPAAVPEAADLVVIGNPTNPTSVLHPAEVIASLARPGRLLVVDEAFMDAVPGEREALADRVDVPGLVVLRSLTKTWGLAGLRIGYVLAASETIEELERAQPLWPVSTPALAAAQACVEPRAVAEAAHAAHRVAADRAHLLTGLARFAPAGLRVVEPAQGPFVLIRLPHAATVRHRLRDLGYAVRRGDTFPGLDEEWLRLAVRGRGTVGGFLRALERALAG
- a CDS encoding amino acid ABC transporter ATP-binding protein gives rise to the protein MSRPEIEVRALHKSFGANEVLRGIDLEIGRGEVVCVIGPSGSGKSTLLRCVNLLEEPTKGQVFVGGTELTDPDVDIDAVRRRIGMVFQQFNLFPHLTVTENLTLPQRRVLRRDKTAAAKVAAENLARVGLSEKAAAYPSSLSGGQQQRVAIARALAMGPEVMLFDEPTSALDPELVGDVLAVMRMLADEGMTMMVVTHEMTFAREVADRVVFMDGGVIVEDGTPEQVIGNPRHDRTRHFLSRLLDPAMAEVKEETSDQVGKAD
- the cobJ gene encoding precorrin-3B C(17)-methyltransferase, giving the protein MIGLISATAAGAAARDRLAAAWPDRTRVYEGPVGDAVRAAFAQCEQLVCFLATGAVVRLVAPLLSGKTADPGVVCVDEGGRFAVSLVGGHAGGANELAREVGELLGAEPVVTTATDAVDLPGLDTLGLPVEGDVAGVSRALLDGEAVALRAEVTWPLPPLPVTAGGSYTIRLTDRLVEAAEREVVLRPPSLVVGVGASKGAPVEEVLGLVEGVLREAGLSSASVAELATVDAKAGEPGLVEAARRLGVPLVTYSAGELAGVDVPNPSDAPLAAVGTPSVAEAAALVRGGELLVPKRKSAASPAMATCAVVRRPGRGRLAVVGLGPGARDLLTPRAKAELRRASVLVGLDQYVDQIRDLLRPGTRILESGLGAEEERARTAVEEARGGQAVALIGSGDAGVYAMASPALAEASDDIDVVGVPGVTAALAAGAILGAPLGHDHVSISLSDLHTPWEVIERRVRAAAEADLVVTFYNPRSRGRDWQLPKALDILAGHRAPTTPVGVVRNASRPDESARLTTLTALDPATVDMMTVVTVGNTATREIAGRMVTPRGYRWQEEPE
- a CDS encoding amidohydrolase family protein, translated to MSDRTVLHVKGRVLVGPEEVRDELWVVDGRISYDRPTGARDIRTVRGWALPGLVDAHCHVGLDRHGAVPRDVAEKQALTDRDAGTLLIRDAGSPSDTRWIDDRDDLPKIIRAGRHIARTRRYIRNYAWEIEPDDLVAYVAQEARRGDGWVKLVGDWIDRDLGDLSACWPRGAVEAAIAEAHRLGARVTAHCFSEDSLQDLVEAGIDCIEHATGLTEDLIPLFAERGVAIVPTLVNIATFPQLADGGEGKFPRWSAHMRRLHERRYDTVRGAYDAGIPVFVGTDAGGGLAHGLAAAEVAELVTAGIPPVEALAAGTWTARAWLGRPGLDEGAPADLVVYDEDPRKDVGVLAAPRRVVLNGRVVG